A single region of the Catharus ustulatus isolate bCatUst1 chromosome 35, bCatUst1.pri.v2, whole genome shotgun sequence genome encodes:
- the RPL18 gene encoding 60S ribosomal protein L18, producing MGIDIRHDKDRKVRRKEPKSQDIYLRLLVKLYRFLARRTNAPFNRVVLKRLFMSRSNRPPLALSRLIRMMKKPGRADRTAVVVGTVTDDVRIQDVPKLKVCALRVTRGARTRILRAGGSILTFDQLAMATPKGKGTVLLSGPRKAREVYRHFGKAPGTPHSHTKPYVRSKGPKFERARGRRASRGYKN from the exons ATG GGCATCGACATCCGCCACGACAAGGACCGCAAGGTGCGGCGCAAGGAGCCCAAGAGCCAGGACATTTACCTCAGGCTGCTGGTCAAG CTGTACCGGTTCCTGGCCCGCCGCACCAACGCTCCTTTCAACCGCGTGGTTCTCAAACGTCTCTTCATGAGCCGCTCCAACCGCCCTCCCCTGGCTCTGTCCAGgctg atCAGGATGATGAAGAAGCCGGGCAGGGCCGACAGAACGGCCGTGGTTGTCGGCACCGTCACCGACGACGTTCGCATCCAGGACGTGCCCAAGCTCAAG GTCTGTGCTCTCCGCGTCACCCGCGGCGCCCGAACCCGAATCCTGCGCGCCGGGGGCTCCATCCTGACCTTCGACCAGCTGGCCATGGCCACCCCCAAGGGCAAGGGCACCGTGCTGCTGTCAG GTCCCCGCAAGGCGCGCGAGGTCTATCGGCATTTCGGGAAAGCGCCGGGGACGCCGCACAGCCACACCAA GCCCTACGTTCGCTCCAAGGGCCCCAAATTCGAGCGCGCCCGAGGCCGCCGGGCCAGCAGGGGCTACAAGaactga